A genomic segment from Glycine soja cultivar W05 chromosome 18, ASM419377v2, whole genome shotgun sequence encodes:
- the LOC114396521 gene encoding probable serine/threonine-protein kinase PBL8 has translation MGNCGTREESAVVSNAQVVQQLHHATSLGASARSQNAGSEKKHGHGHGHRHNLSECASDLSESCSTPHGNNSNNTLLYTHVIAFTLYELETITKSFRGDYILGEGGFGTVYKGYIDENVRVGLKSLPVAVKVLNKEGLQGHREWLTEVNFLGQLRHPNLVKLIGYCCEDDHRLLVYEFMFRGSLENHLFRKATVPLSWATRMMIALGAAKGLAFLHNAERPVIYRDFKTSNILLDSDYTAKLSDFGLAKAGPQGDETHVSTRVMGTYGYAAPEYVMTGHLTARSDVYSFGVVLLELLTGRKSVDKTRPGKEQSLVDWARPKLNDKRKLLQIIDPRLENQYSVRAAQKACSLAYYCLSQNPKARPLMSDVVETLEPLQSSSVGPGEVSLSGSNSGSAGPFAMNKISDYRMRHKFSNNVGPGATCRSPNPNCSPGGPATLRVR, from the exons ATGGGCAATTGCGGTACCAGAGAGGAATCTGCTGTGGTTTCCAACGCTCAAG TTGTTCAGCAGCTTCACCATGCGACGTCGTTGGGCGCGAGTGCGAGGAGCCAGAATGCAGGTAGCGAGAAGAAGCACGGTCACGGTCACGGTCACAGGCACAATCTGAGCGAGTGCGCTTCGGATCTGAGCGAGTCCTGTTCCACACCGCACGGTAACAATAGCAACAACACGCTGCTCTACACGCACGTGATCGCCTTCACGCTCTACGAGTTGGAGACCATAACGAAGAGCTTCCGCGGCGACTATATCCTCGGTGAGGGAGGCTTCGGCACCGTTTACAAAGGTTACATTGATGAGAACGTCAGAGTCGGACTCAAATCGCTCCCTGTCGCTGTCAAAGTGTTAAACAAAGAGGGTTTACAAGGACATCGAGAGTGGCTT ACGGAGGTGAATTTTCTAGGGCAGCTGAGGCATCCTAATCTGGTGAAGTTGATTGGGTACTGCTGCGAAGATGATCACAGGCTGCTTGTGTATGAGTTCATGTTTCGAGGGAGTTTGGAAAATCACTTGTTCCGAA AGGCAACTGTCCCTTTATCATGGGCTACAAGAATGATGATTGCTCTTGGAGCAGCCAAAGGACTTGCCTTTCTCCACAATGCTGAAAGGCCTGTAATCTATCGTGACTTCAAAACGTCTAATATATTATTGGACTCC GACTATACAGCCAAACTTTCTGATTTTGGACTAGCTAAAGCAGGACCACAAGGTGATGAAACCCATGTATCCACCCGAGTGATGGGTACATATGGTTATGCTGCCCCTGAATATGTAATGACTG GCCACCTGACGGCTAGGAGTGATGTCTATAGCTTTGGCGTTGTTCTTTTGGAACTTTTAACGGGGAGGAAATCTGTTGACAAGACCAGACCTGGAAAGGAACAGAGCTTGGTAGATTGGGCACGGCCGAAGCTCAATGACAAGAGAAAGCTCCTTCAAATAATTGATCCTAGATTGGAGAATCAATACTCAGTGAGGGCAGCACAAAAAGCATGTAGCTTGGCTTATTACTGTTTGAGTCAAAATCCCAAAGCAAGGCCACTAATGAGTGATGTGGTTGAGACATTGGAGCCTTTGCAAAGTTCAAGTGTTGGTCCAGGTGAAGTCTCATTATCTGGATCAAATAGTGGGAGTGCTGGGCCTTTTGCTATGAACAAAATCTCTGACTACCGGATGCGCCACAAGTTTTCAAACAACGTTGGTCCCGGTGCTACTTGTCGGTCTCCGAACCCGAATTGCTCACCAGGTGGCCCAGCAACATTACGGGTCAGATGA